The Callithrix jacchus isolate 240 chromosome 20, calJac240_pri, whole genome shotgun sequence genome has a window encoding:
- the ATMIN gene encoding ATM interactor, translating into MAASEAAAAGSSALTAGTRAVPAATRGAAAAASGPWVPPGPRLRGSRPRPAGATQQSSAPALPPGELIQPSVSELSRAVRTNILCTVRGCGKILPNSPALNMHLVKSHRLQDGIVNPTIRKDLKTVPKFYCCPIEGCPRGPDRPFSQFSLVKQHFMKMHAEKKHKCSKCSNSYGTEWDLKRHAEDCGKVFRCTCGCPYASRTALQSHIYRTGHEIPAEHRDPPSKKRKMENGLQNQKVSSKTTEPVNNQPVPRPDTQELEASEIKLEPSFEDSCGSNTEKQTLTPPRYPQKLLLPKPKVALVKLPVMQFSLTPVFVPTADSPAQPVVVGVDQGSATGAMHLLPLSVGTLILGLDSEACSLKDSLPLFKTAHPVALEPISTGVQVNLGKSPSAPLQELGNTCQKNSISSINVQTDLSYASQNNFIPSAQWAGTDSSVSSCSQTDLSFDSQVSLPISVHTQTFLPSSKVTSSIAAQTDTFIDTCFQSGGVSRETQTSGIQSPTDAHVQMDQAAMCGDIFGSVHSSYNVATGNIISNSLVAETVTHSLLPQNDPKTLNQVIEKSAPIINFSAQNSMLPSQNMTDNQTQTMDLFSDLENILSSNLPAQTLDHRSLLSDTNPGPDTQLPSGPAQNPGIDFDIEEFFSASNIQTQTEESELSTMNPEPVLESLDIETQTDFLLADTSAQSYGCRGNSNFLGLEMFDTQTQTDLNFFLDSSPHLPLGSILKHSSFSMSTDSSDTETQTEGISAAKNIPALESRVQFNSTETQTMSSGFETLGSLFFTSNETQTAMDDFLLADLAWNTMESQFSSVETQTSAEPHTASTF; encoded by the exons ATGGCGGCctcggaggcggcggcggcggggtcCTCGGCTCTGACGGCGGGTACCCGGGCCGTCCCGGCGGCCACAAgaggagccgccgccgccgcctcgggACCGTGGGTGCCCCCGGGACCCCGACTGAGGGGCAGCCGGCCGCGACCCGCGGGGGCGACGCAGCAGTCCTCGGCCCCCGCGCTACCGCCGGGGGAGCTGATCCAGCCGTCGGTGAGCGAACTGTCGCGGGCCGTGCGGACCAACATCCTGTGTACCGTGCGCGGGTGCGGCAAGATCCTGCCCAACAGCCCCGCGCTCAACATGCACCTGGTCAAGAGCCACCGCCTGCAG GATGGCATAGTCAATCCAACAataagaaaagatttgaaaactgTACCGAAATTCTACTGTTGTCCAATCGAAGGCTGCCCCAGAGGCCCTGACAGAccattttctcagttttctctcGTAAAACAG CACTTTATGAAAATGCATGCTGAGAAGAAGCACAAATGTAGTAAGTGCAGCAATTCGTATGGTACAGAATGGGACTTGAAAAGACACGCAGAGGACTGTGGCAAGGTCTTCCGGTGCACATGTGGCTGTCCCTACGCCAGTAGAACGGCACTGCAGTCTCACATCTACCGAACTGGCCATGAGATCCCTGCAGAACACAG GGATCCGCCtagtaaaaaaaggaaaatggaaaacggCTTGCAAAACCAGAAGGTGTCCAGTAAGACCACTGAACCTGTGAACAACCAGCCAGTCCCTAGACCAGACACGCAAGAACTAGAAGCTTCAGAAATAAAGCTAGAACCATCTTTTGAAGACTCCTGTGGCTCTAACACTGAAAAGCAGACTCTTACACCACCAAGATATCCTCAGAAGTTGCTTTTACCCAAGCCAAAAGTGGCTTTGGTTAAACTACCAGTGATGCAGTTTTCTCTCACGCCTGTCTTTGTGCCTACAGCTGACTCCCCAGCCCAGCCCGTGGTGGTAGGTGTGGATCAGGGCTCTGCCACAGGGGCTATGCACTTGCTGCCCTTGTCAGTAGGAACCCTGATCCTTGGCCTAGATTCAGAGGCTTGCTCTCTTAAGGACAGCCTACCTCTTTTCAAAACTGCTCATCCTGTCGCTCTTGAGCCCATAAGCACAGGCGTTCAAGTGAACTTGGGTAAAAGTCCATCTGCTCCTTTACAAGAACTAGGGAACACATGTCAGAAGAACAGCATTTCTTCCATCAATGTGCAGACGGATCTGTCTTATGCCTCACAAAACAACTTTATACCTTCTGCACAGTGGGCCGGCACTGATTCCTCTGTGTCATCTTGTTCCCAAACTGATTTGTCATTTGATTCTCAAGTGTCTCTTCCCATTAGTGTTCACACTCAGACATTTTTGCCCAGCTCTAAGGTAACTTCATCTATAGCCGCTCAGACTGATACATTTATTGACACCTGTTTCCAGTCAGGTGGGGTCTCCAGAGAAACTCAAACCAGTGGGATACAAAGCCCAACAGATGCCCATGTACAGATGGACCAGGCTGCCATGTGTGGAGACATTTTTGGGAGTGTTCATTCATCATATAATGTCGCTACAGGTAACATCATAAGTAACAGTTTAGTAGCAGAGACAGTAACTCATAGTTTGTTACCTCAGAATGACCCTAAGACTTTAAATCAAGTTATTGAGAAATCTGCACCAATTATAAACTTCAGTGCACAGAATAGTATGCTTCCTTCACAGAACATGACAGATAATCAGACCCAAACCATGGATTTATTCAGTGATCTGGAAAACATCTtgtcaagtaatctgcctgctcAGACACTGGACCATCGTAGTCTTTTGTCTGACACAAATCCTGGACCTGACACGCAGCTTCCATCTGGCCCAGCCCAGAATCCTGGAATTGATTTTGATATCGAAGAGTTCTTTTCAGCCTCAAATATCCAGACTCAAACTGAAGAGAGTGAACTTAGCACCATGAACCCTGAGCCAGTCTTGGAGTCACTGGACATAGAGACTCAAACGGACTTCCTACTTGCCGATACCTCTGCTCAGTCCTACGGGTGTAGGGGAAATTCTAACTTCTTAGGCCTTGAGATGTTTGACACGCAGACACAGACAGACTTAAACTTCTTCTTAGACAGTAGCCCTCATCTGCCTCTGGGAAGTATTCTGAAACACTCCAGCTTTTCCATGAGTACTGATTCATCTGACACAGAGACCCAAACTGAAGGAATCTCCGCTGCTAAAAATATACCTGCTCTAGAAAGCAGAGTTCAGTTCAACAGTACGGAAACACAGACCATGAGTTCTGGGTTTGAAACCCTGGGGAGCTTGTTCTTCACCAGCAATGAAACTCAAACAGCGATGGACGACTTTCTTCTGGCTGATCTGGCCTGGAACACGATGGAGTCTCAGTTCAGCTCTGTAGAAACCCAGACCTCTGCTGAACCACACACAGCCTCcaccttctaa